ACATTTGTTCCCCACCAGCACCATGGGCACATCATCCGAGTCCTTCACCCGCTTAATCTGCTCCCTGAGAGGGGTTAGGTGTGAGCCAGTGGGTGGGATACAAACGTGGCTGCATCCAGGACATACAGAGGGCAGGAGACCCTGTCTGGATACAGAGAGCCTCCCTGCCCCACCCATGCCATGGGCTCCTGGGCTGGCCACAGGTGGCTCACCTATACTGATGGATGTCCTCAAAGGACTTGGTGTTGTTGATGGCAAACACACAGAGGAAGCCCTCCCCAGTGCGCATGTACTGGTCCCGCATGGCACTGTATTCTTCCTGGCCCGCTGTGTCCAAGATGTCCAGCAGGCATGTCTCCCCATCAATGACCACTTGCTTCCGGTAGGAGTCCTGCGGGAGGATGAGGCTCAGGGACCTGCACTCCTGCTGGCCTGGGGTTGGCAGGGTCAGCCCCTCCTTTGCACCTCTTGTGCCCCTGGTACCAAGACTTCAGCAGCTGGGAGACAGGCCCATGCCACCTGCAGGGCTGGGGCCTAGAGCTGGCCCAGTCCTGGCTGTGTCCAAACTTAGCTGCCCAGGACCTGTCCTGGGTTTGCCCATGGCTGCTGCCAGGCCCAGCTGAGTGATCCGGGCTCACCTCTATGGTGGGGTCGTACTCGTCCACAAAGTGGTTCTGGATCAGCTGGATGGTCAGCGCACTTTTCCCCACGCCTCCAGCGCCCACCACCACAAGCTTATACTCCGTCATTGCTCCTCAGGGGCTGCCACTCCAGGCACTGCAGGAGCTCCTGCCCCACCTGCCAAGGAGGACCATGCTCAGCCAGGCCCAGGCTGCATGAAGCtgctgggaggggcatctgaaGGGATAGGACCCCCAGTACCCAGCAGGCAGGGGCAGCCAGGTCAGTGGCCCAACCCCTCAAGTGTGGCACCTCCAACAGGGATGAAAGAGCTCCTGCCTCCCCCCCAACACCCTAAATGGCCGAGTGAGGAAGCCGGGAGCAGGTCCCCAAGGCAGGGCTGACAGCTGAGAGCTTCTCCCAACCACGCACCCAAATTAGAAGTTGCTGGGTAGGCAGAAAGCTAAACTGGAGGCGCCTGAGGGCTGAGGCCACCCCCTAGAACAGGTCCTGCCACGGCTGGCTGCAGCGTGCCCAGGCAGGTCAGTGCCAGCCGACAACGGGCTCCTCCGGCCCGCGGCATGTTGGTGCATCCGACAAGTATTTACTGAGCGCCTACTGCATGCCAGATGCTGCCCAGCGGCAGGGGAAGAGCCCACCAGGATTGGGCGCAATCCTACAACAAGAACAGGGGTCCTTCCGCCAGGAGGGTCCCAAGAAAAAGGGCAGGGGTTCTGAGAAGCAAACGATTGGGGGAACAGACCCAAGGGAAGCACCAGGACAGTGGGACAGCGGGTCGGGGGCCAAGGCCCGGGGGATGTCCCTTCGGCCCCGGGGCCCGCTCGAGATGGCTACAGGCGCGGCGTTCCCGTGGGCCGGGCGGCGCCTGGCGCAGCGCGCGGCCCCAGGGCGGCCTGGAGCCAGCCAGGGCCGCGGACCCTAGGCGCCCGCCGTCCGCACCCACCACCCGCGCCCACCTGAGCCCACGCCGCACTCACCGCTCACTGGCGCAACTGCCCCGGGGGTCGGGGCgggggccggggcggggcgggggcgcggGCGGGCGCCAGCTGGGCCCGCGCATGGGCTCCGTCCGCGGCGGGTGCGGCTGAGGCTGCGGGCGCCGGGCGCGGGCGGCGGGACTGAGGCAGGCCTGCGCTCGCCCCGCCCTCCCCACCGCCCTGGTCCGTCCGTCAGCCTAGCGCGGCTGACCATTGGTTGCTCTCGGTCGCGCCCCGCCCCAgggccgccccgccccgccccgctgCGGTTGGCTGAGCCTCCCGTCTGTCAGAAACCGCGGGCGGCGGGGCTTCCGGGAGAGTCTGGGAGGGCGGTGTCCCAGAGGGGCCCTGGGGCTGAGCTCCTGGAGGCGCGGGCCTGAGTTCCGGGCGCCGAAGAGAACTGGGCACCGGTGCCACGCGGGACGATTCCGGGGACAGGCGGCAATTGCTGGGAAGACCTTGCCTGGGAGCCTCCACGACACCGGAGTGTTTGCCACCCAGAGGCCTCGGCGCCCGAAGGCGGAAGGAGAGTCCGGGAGTCGGGAGAGGTGGTGCTGAGCCTCAGGAAGGGCCAGCACCGCGGACGCCCCGGGCTTGGATTCGAGGAAGGCTGGGTTTGCCCGGTGCCCCCAGGTGGCCGCGGGTCTGCCATCCTACCCCTCCCTGTGATGCTGAGGCCTCACCCGCAACTTGAGCAGAGCCCCCCGCGCCCCAGGTTCCACCCTGCAGCATCTCAGTGTGGCCATTTGACGAACTGACCCGCCAGTCCAACTCTAAAGTCACCGTGAGGAGGCGAAATGAGGTCTCCCCCCCCACGCAAACACAGAGGTGCACTGGTGGAGACGCCgaagacgtgtgtgtgtgtgtgtgtgtgtgtgtgtgtgtgtgtgtgtgtgtgtgttcgtaccggggattgaactcgggagcactcgttggccactgagccacatccctagccctagtttgtattttatttagagtcagggtctcactgaattgcttagtgcctcgcccggcccttgctgaggctggctttgaactcgagattctcctgcctctgcctcccgaacCGCTaagattgcaggtgtgcaccaccgcgcccggTGCAAAAGAcgtttaatatatatatgaatttccaCATGGTATCCCTAGGAAAACCGCGACCCGCGGCCCCAGGCTGCCGCCGGGGGTCCAAACCCCGCTCTCGTGGAGGCGGCTGGGGACTGTGGGCCGGGCGTCCCTAGCCGGCAGGCTCGCTGACCCTCTCCCGCCGCCGAGCCTGGCGGCCTCAAGGTATCCCACCCTGCCAGAGAGCGCGAATCTCGGCGCCAGCCCGCGAAGACCACGCGGGGTCCGGGTCGCGTACCCGGCAACGGTTGCTAGGGGGCGGGGCTCAGCCGCCGAACCGGCTCGTGAATATTTGGGTATGAAGATGAGGCCCCGCCCCGTTGCCATGGCTCCCGGGCCCGCAACCCCGCCGCGGAAAGAACACCCGGGAGTCAAGAGAGCGCGGCGGCAGAGGGGCCCAGGGCCGCGCCCCCAGGGCCGGGCACCCTGCCCACCCTTAAGGTGAGAGCTGGTTGCAACCTTGCCATGTTCCTCATGCCAGGGGGAACCTGGGCCAGGTGGCGGAAGATGACCAAGTTACTGAGCCAGTGGGGGATCCAGCCACTGCCCCAGATATCAAATATGGCCTCCTGGCCACGTTGCCCACCACCCCTGGCTCTGCTAGGACAGAGGACCCCTGCTCAGGGACAAGAAGGGCCACAATCCCTGCCCCTAGACAGAAATTTTGCAGGGGCAGGGACCTACTCTACTCTGCCGTGAGACCTGCCCCCCCCCAAGATGGAGGGGTGAAGGGGCCTCAGAGCTGATGAGTCAGGATCTGGCACTTGGCTGGGGTGTGAAGACTGAGAAGCCCCAGGTTTCTAACTTGCAGGGCATGGAGTTTCAGAGCGAcagggcaggctgggcacaggcAGGACCAGTATAGCAGGTTCAGGTCAGTGCATTGACTCTGGGGACAGTGATTGGGCTGGGAGTATAATAGGGGTTTTGGTGCCACAACCTTCAACCACCAGGCCTTGGATTCCAAGGCGCTGGTACTTAGCCCTCCAGGCCTAGCTTTGGGCAGGACCCTGGGCTAGCTGCTCTCAGGCGTAGAGGCTGCGCCTACAGCTGGCCGGCCCAGGGTGCAGGCCACAACACCTTATGGGGCGAAGTGAAGCTCCTCCTGCAGGCTGGGGCTTGCTCAGGCTAGAGATAGGTAACAGGGgagattctttaattttttaatttccaaaaagtGCATAAGCACATGTTATGGCTGCAAAGTCCATAACACTGTTTTATGGGTATATGAGTCACTGCAGACTGGGCCACTGATGCCCACAGAGCCCAGATGTCTTGTCCCAGAGGCTAACACTGCCTTCCATTACTGCTATCAAAGCCCAGCTGACCACTATTCCCCTGCTTCAGGGTATACTTGCAGACACAAAGGAGAGCATGAATCTTAAATGTCCATAGAAAGTTAATAGATAAAAGCTGTGGTCAGAATGTTTTAAGCCTTGTTTACTGATTCCTTCCACAGAAATTTTAGTGCCCTCTTCTGTGCCCTGTGGACACAGCAGGAGAGTGTCCAGCCTACGTGGGGTCCACATCTTATGGGCGAGGCATGCACTCACCTGAACAAACATTAAATTAGGAGGGCCATGGAAGGGTCATCAGAGAAATAAATTTAGGAAGGGCAGGCAGGGAGTGCAGGAGTGAGGGGTCAGTCAAGCCTCGATGGCAGGACAAAAAGGTAGCCAGGGAGAAGGACACTGAACATTCTGGGTGGGGTTCTGGCTTCACCCCAGAGATCTGAGTCCAGAGTCTGGGGCCAGGCATAGTCTTCTGTATGTTTAAGGAGAACACCTGATGAGCCTGGCAAGGGGCCTAAGGGCCAGGCCCAATTGATGGCCCATATCACCTTTGACCCTGCTTATTTCTGGGTGCTCTGTCTTTGGCCCAGTCCAGATGGGCACAGTGGCTTGGACAAGAGCCCACCTAACTGTTTCACAGGTGTTACCTAGGGACACATGCCACTCCCCTGCCCAGGTGTTTGGCCCACAGCAGAAAGCAACTGCCTGTCGGTGGGGGTCAGCCAGCGCAAGGGTAATGGGGGATGCCTGAGACCCTGGTCCTGGGCCAGGCTCAGAGACCATCAGATGAAGAAGGACCcacagcccagggcctggggcagccTGAGGAGCCTGTGAGCAACAGCTTGCTGCTGGCCGGCAGGTCCAGTTCCTCTAGGCTCACAGCCCTCATGGGCCAACACTCATTTCATGGACCCCGAGAGCACGGGCCTGGGCAAGAGGCCTAAGTCAAAGCTAAGGGAGGGACCGTGAGGCTACCAGGTGGGGTAAAGCTAAGCCGAGCCCCTTAGGCAAGGCCAGGCTGGGACCCTGGTGGAGTAAGGACCCCGTCG
This portion of the Ictidomys tridecemlineatus isolate mIctTri1 chromosome 4, mIctTri1.hap1, whole genome shotgun sequence genome encodes:
- the Hras gene encoding GTPase HRas isoform X2; amino-acid sequence: MTEYKLVVVGAGGVGKSALTIQLIQNHFVDEYDPTIEDSYRKQVVIDGETCLLDILDTAGQEEYSAMRDQYMRTGEGFLCVFAINNTKSFEDIHQYREQIKRVKDSDDVPMVLVGNKCDLAARTVESRQAQDLARSYGIPYIETSAKTRQGVEDAFYTLVREIRQHKLRKLNPPDESGPGCMSCKCVLS
- the Hras gene encoding GTPase HRas isoform X1; translated protein: MTEYKLVVVGAGGVGKSALTIQLIQNHFVDEYDPTIEDSYRKQVVIDGETCLLDILDTAGQEEYSAMRDQYMRTGEGFLCVFAINNTKSFEDIHQYREQIKRVKDSDDVPMVLVGNKCDLAARTVESRQAQDLARSYGIPYIETSAKTRQGSRSGFGSSSGTLWDPRDPCDPAAPTLVWRMPSTRWCGRFGSTNCGS